TGGAAGGCATGGCGGCGTTGCATCGCGCCACCGGCATGCCGCTGGCAACGAACATGGTCGTGACGGACCTGCGCCAGTTCCGAGAAAACGTGCGGCTGGGTGGCGCCCAGATCGTCCTCTCCGATCACCACTATTGGGGCGGCCTGCGCGACACGCAGTTACTCGCGCGCATGTGCGAGACCTTCGATCTCGGCCTGTCGATGCACTCCAACTCCCACCTCGGCATCAGTCTGATGGCCATGACCCATCTGGCCGCAAGCGTGCCGCGTCTGTCGTACGCGTGCGACACGCATTACCCGTGGCAAGCGCCCGACGAGGAAGTCGTGCGCGGCGGCAAGATCGCCATTCGCAACGGGGCGGTCGCCGTGACCCAGGCGCCGGGCCTCGGGCTGGAGATCGACCCCGACCAGTTGGCCAAACTGCACGAGCAATACCTGCGTTGCGGACTGCGCACCCGCAACGACGCAGTGCAGATGCGCAAGTACCAGCCGGACTGGAGCGGCAAGGCGCCTCGCTTCTGACCGGCAGCCGGACGTCACGCATGGGCCGGCGCCATCGTTGTTACATCGGTGTACTAATCGAATCACAAGAAAACACATCACAAGAGGAGAAGTCGTGAGACACAAGACACTGTTTGCCGGGCTCGTATTGGCCGGTCTCGCTGCCGGCGCCGTACCGGCGATGGCGCAGTCGAACGTGACGCTGTACGGGATCGTCGACGATGCGTTGACTTACAGCAGCAACCAGAACGGCAAGTCGAACACCTATCTGCGCAACGGCAACCTCGCCGGCAGCCGCTGGGGTCTGCGCGGCACCGAGGATCTGGGCGGCGGCACGCGGGCGCTGTTCCAGCTCGAGAACGGTTTCGACGTCAACAGCGGCGCGTTCAGCACGTCGGGGGTGATGTTCAACCGTCAGGCATTCGTCGGCCTGAAGAACGACAATCTCGGCACCGTGACCATCGGTCGCCAGTACACGCCGTATTACCAGCTCGTGGGCACGATCGGGCCCACGACGTACGTCACCGGCGCGACCGGTGCGCACCCGGGCGATATCGACGGCCTCGACACGACGATCCGCATCAACAACTCCGTGACCTATACGTCGCCGGTGCTGTGGGGCGTGACCGCCAGCGTGCAATACGGCTTCGGCGGTCAGGCCGGCGCGTTCAGCAAGGGCAACATGTACTCCGGCGCCCTGCGCTACGACGGCGGGCCGTTGTCCATCGCGGCCGGCTACCTGCGCATGAACAACGTGGGCGGTGGCGGCACGAGCTGGAACAGTGCGTCGACGGGCTCGTTCGGCACGTCCGCCGTGAACCAGGGCTATGTTACGGCCGACGCGCTCCAGCACATGGCGGTCGCCGGCATCTACACCATCGGCAGCGTGACGCTGGGCGCGACCTACAGCAATGTGCAGTACAAGCCGGGCGCGACGTCGCTGTTCCACGACACGGCCATCTTCAATACGGCAGGCGTGCACGCGTCGTGGATCGTCGCCCCGCAATGGCGACTGGCGGCGGCGTACAGCTACACGGCCGCGTCGAAGTCCAACGGCATCGCCGATGCGGCGACCTATCATCAGATCTCGCTCGCCCAGGTGTATTCGCTCTCGAAGCGCACGTCGCTATATGCGCTCGAAGCGTGGCAGCATGCCAATGGCAAGTCGCTCTCCGCGAACGCCGCGAGCATCATCAACGCGGGTCCGGTCGTGGGCGATTCGCAGAACGGCACGCCGTCGTCGACGAGTTCGCAGTTCGTCGGCATGCTGGGGATCCGCGTCGACTTCTGACGTCCTTCCCGAAACAGCAAGCCTGCCGGACCGCCGCCCCATGCGGCGGTCCGGTCGTCACGAGTGGTCGCGAGAAGCCGTACTTCGGCCGCCGGCGCCGCATCGGGATTGAATGTGGCGTTGGCAGTCGACTCTTATCGGTTGTCGTATGTATGGATAGGTATCGCGCGGTCGATAAGGTAAACTGAGGGCGTTTTTCGTCACCCACATTCCAATCGACGCCATGTCCATGACCAGCCCCTTGCCCGCACGCCCTCGCCGCAAGTCTCGCAGCCTCACGGAAGAGGTCGTGAGCGCCTTGTCCGAGCAGATTCGCGCTGGCGCGTTCCGGCCGGGCGACAAGCTGCCGACCGAGTCGGCCATCATGGAAAGTCTCGGCGTGAGCCGCACGGTGGTGCGCGAAGCGATTTCGCGCCTGCAGGCCGCGCAACTGGTGGAGACACGTCACGGCATCGGCACGTTCGTGCTCGAAGCGCCGCGCGAGAATGCCCTGCAGGTCGACACCAACAGCATTCTGACGATGCTCGACGTCATGGCGATCCTGGAGTTGCGCATCTCGCTCGAGACGGAGGCGGCCGGGCTGGCAGCGAACCGTCGCACCGACACGCAACTCAAGCTCATGCGCCAGGCGCTCGACGATTTCGAGATGCACGTGCGGCAGCGCACCGGCAACGCCGTCACGGCCGACGTGGCGTTCCACCTGCAAGTGGCGAGCGCGACGGGCAACCGCTATTTCCACGACATCCTCGAACAGCTCGGCAATACGATCATTCCGCGCACGCGCGTCAATTCCGCGGCACTTGCCGACGACGATCAGGTGTCGTACCTGAATCGCGTGAACCGCGAGCACGAGGACATCTACAACGCCATTGCGCGACGCGACCCGGAAGCGGCCCGCGCCGCCATGCGCACCCACCTGACTAACAGCCGCGAGCGCCTGCGCCGCGCGCAGGAATCGGCCGGCGCGCAAGGGTAAGTCGCTTCCGCGCGCTTTCCGTCTCAGTACAGATCGCCGCGCACGGCGCGGTAGTATCCGGCGTCGATCTCGCTCGCCTTCGACGGGTCCACGCCCGTGAGCGCCGCCTTCATATCGCCCATCGACGGTACGGCCTTGCGCTCGAGCTGCGACTCCGGCCGCCACAGCTTCGCACGGTTGATGGCCTTGCCGCAGTGAAACAACACTTCGTCGAGGGTCACGACGATGGCGGTTTTCGGCGTGCGCTCGCCTTCCCTGAGCTTCGAGAGCAGGTCCACATCGACGGAGATCCGTGCACGGCCGTTGATGCGCATGAACACCTCCAGCCCCGGAAACAGGAACAGCATGCCGACGCGATCGTCCTCGGTCAGATTGCGCAACGAGGCGATACGGTTGTTGCCGGGCCAGTCGCCGAACGCGACGGTCCTGTCGTCGAGCACTTTGACGAAACCGGGTGCGCCGCCGCGCGGCGAGGCATCGAGGCCTTGAGCGCCGCCGGTCGCAAGACAGAAGAACGTGGCGACATCGAGATACGCCGTGTGAAACGGCAACAGGCGGGACATCACGCCTTTGACGATCGTCTCCGACGGCGGGTCGTACAACGCGTCGAGATTCGCCGTCGGATGGTCGGGTTGAGACATGGGAACGCTCCTTCATGAACACGGCCCGAGCATATCCCCGCCCCCGATGGCGCTGATAGACTATTGCAGACATTCAATAGCGCAATTACGCCATGAATTTACCCGATTCGCTGAAGCGGAAGATGGAGCGCGTTCATCACATGGGTGAGAACGATCCGCCGCTGCTTGCCCTGGTCGGGCGACAGAGCGTGCCGCGCGTGTCGCAGACGCATCGGCACGCCTCGGGGCAACTGCTCGGGCTGTTCACCGGCCTGCTGACGGTGCATACCAGTCTCGGCGCTTGGGTGATTCCGACGACGCGCGCCGTCTGGGTCCCCCCCAATCATCCGCACTCAGCGTTTTCTCATGGACCTTTCTTCGGCTGGGCGGTGTACGTACGGCCCGACAAATGCGCGGGTCTGCCGGAGCAGCCGCGCGCCATCGAGGTTTCGGGACTGCTGCGCGAGGCTGTGGTGCGCGCCGCGCCGTGGACCATCGGGATGCCGGATCGTGTACAGACCAACGTCATGCGGGTGATTCTCGACGAGATCGCGATGAGCCCGGCGGACACGTTCCGTCTTCCCATGCCGGGCGACACGCGCCTGCGCCGCATCGCATCGGCCCTCGTCGACAATCCCGCCGATGCGCGTACGCTCGACGAGTGGGCTGCCTGGGCCAACGCGGCGCCGCGCACAGTAAGCCGACGGTTCGTGGAGGAGACGGGACTGACGTTCACGGCATGGCGCCAGCGAGCGAGGCTGCTGCGTGCGCTGGAGTTGCTGGCGTCCGGGCAACCTGTCGGGACAGTGGCGCTCGATCTCGGTTACGACAACGCGAGTGCCTTCATCTCGCTCTTTCGCAGGACGTTCCACACCACGCCCGGCAAGTATTTTTCGTCAGGCACAACAGCCGCACTGGCGCTCGACGAAACCGCCGAATGACCCGCAAGCCTTGATCCGGGTTTCTAAGCGCCAGGGACCCGGGGTGCGCAGGACGCAGCGCCCACGGTCCCCGGCAAGCGACGTTCAATCGTCCAGCGGCATGCCGCTGCGATCCTTCGCGCAGGCGACCGCGACGATCGACACCAGCGCACACGCGATCATGAACATCACCACAGGCACGTAGCTGCCGCCGAAGTAGGCGACCAGCGCGGTGGCGATCAGCGGCATCGGGCCGCCTACCAGCGCAGCACCGATCTGGTAGCCGAGCGACATGCCCGTGTAGCGGATCGTCGCCGGAAACGCCTCGGCCAGCAGCGTGCCGATCATCGAACCGTACGTGGTCCAGATCACGCCCAGCCCCACGCCCACCGCCAGCGCCGCGAGCACGATCGACTTCTGGTTCAGCAGCCAGAAGAACGGTGCGATCCAGACGATGAACGCCATGCTGCCGTAGATGAACACCTTCTTGCGTCCCACCTTGTCCGACAGATGCCCGAAGTAGAGCATGAACGGGAAGGCAATCAAGGCGCAGACCAGCACGATGTTCAGAATCTCCGAGCGCTGAAAACCGTGCCCGATCATGTACGACACCGTGAACGTGGCGTACAGGAAGAAGGTCGACGTCTCCACGACCTTGGCGCCGATGGCGATCAGCACGACGCGCCAGTGATCCTGCAACGTTTCCGTGAGCGGAATGCGGGCGTGGCTGCGCGTGGCCAGGATCTTCTTGAACGATGGCGTTTCCCCCACCGCGTTGCGGATCCACATCCCGACCAGCACCAGCACGATCGAGCCGACGAACGGAATGCGCCAGCCCCAGCTCTGGAAGTCCGCATCGCTCATCGTGTTGCTCATCGCCGACGTGATGATGTTGCCCAACGCCAGACCGAGCACGGCGCCCGTTTGCGGCACCGCGCCGTAAAAGCCGCGGCGATGGCGCGGCGAATACTCGACCGCCAGCAGAACGCCCCCGCCCCACTCGCCGCCGAGCGCCAGACCTTGCATCAGGCGCAGGAGCGACAGCAGGATCGGCGCCCATACGCCGATCTGATCGTAGTTGGGCAGCAATCCCATGCATACCGTGGACATGCCCATCATCGACAGCGTAATGGCCAACGTCTTCTTGCGGCCGACCCGGTCGCCGATGTGGGCAAAGATCACGCCGCCCAACGGACGAATGACGAACGCCAGCGCAAACGCTGCCAACGCCAGCAGTTGGCTGACCAGCGGATCGGTGCTCGGGAAGAACTGCTTCGCGAAGATGATGGACGCCATCGTTCCATACAGGAAGTAGTCGTACCACTCGATCGTGCTGCCGACCGCACTCCCGAGCAGCGCACGCCGGCGCTCGACATCGGGAACCAGGGTTTCTTTGATGTCTGCCGTCAACCCGGGATTGCCGGCGCTGTTGGGCGCAATTCCGCTCATTGTCTCCACCTCGTTATTTTGCGAACGAACGAAGTCTACAAAGGCGCATCGCACCCGTACACTGACGGTTTGCGTTATCGATATAACTTTTAGCTATTCCAGGAACCTTCGGGGTCCGACACCACCATGCCGGACGCGCATACTGCTGCGTCGCGAGGTGGTCGGGGCCATCGAGGCCATCGAGGTCATCGCGCCCGTCGAGCCGCTTCGTGCATCACTCGCTCCGTTCGGCGCCGCGCGCGACGACGGCGTCCATCAGCATCCGTGCCCCGTGCGACAGGGGCGCACCGCGACGGGTGACAAGTTCGTACGGTTCGCTGCGCGAGGCGAGTTGCAGTGGCAGCGTGCACGCCACGCCGTGCCCAGTATAGAAACGCGCCACGTCGGTCGACACGAGCGCCACCAGCGATGGATTTTTCTGCAACAGGGACACCGTCGCGAAGGCGGAAGTCGTCTCCAGCAAATGAGCGGGAAACCGCAGTCCGGCATCGTGGAATTCGCGCTCCAGCAGCAATCGCATCGGCATGTTCGCGCGGTAGACGACCCACCGATAGTCCGTCAGGTCGCCGAGCGAGACGCGCGCCTCATGCGCGAGCGGGTGCCCCGTATTGGCGATGACGGCCAGCGTTTCGTCGCGGACGAACGTGCTGTCATAGAGGTAGGGCGTCTGGCTCACGCTCGTGCGGCAAATGGCGAGGTCGAGCCGGCCGGCATCGATCAGGCTGAGCAGCGTGGCGCTCGTGTCCTCGACGATCTCGATCGACATGTCCGGCTGCGCTTCGGTGACGACCGTGACGGCGTCGGTCAACAGCGGCACCGCTCCCATGATCACGCCGACCGACACCCGGCCCCCGTGGCCGCGCATGATGCCGACCATCTCCTCGCGAAGGTGCGCCAGATCGGATTGAATCAGACGCGCGTACCGGATCACGCAATGCCCCACGGCGTTCGGCTCGAGGCCGCGATTCGAGCGTTCGAACAGCGACGCGCCGAAAGTCGTCTCGATCTCGTGCAACGCCTTGCTCGCACCGGGCTGCGTCATGGCGAGTTGCCTGGCCGCCCCCAACAGCGAGCCGTGCTCTTCGATGGCAATCAGAAGGCGAAGCTGCTTCACGTGCAGGCGGGAGATGATCGAGTTGAGGGTCGGCGTCATTCTGAATTGATAAAAAGTTATAGCACTATCAAATGCTGTCAATTCCGTGACATTGCGATGAGACATACACTGCGGAATCTCGGCAAGAGCATAGCCTTCCTATAACTTTCCGTCATCTACCATGTCCCTCATCAACTACATCACGCAGATCCAGTTCGGCTTCGACTCGATCCGTCTTCTGGCCGGCGAGTGCGAGCGCGTCGGCATTCGTCGCCCGATGATCGTGACCGACGCGGGCATTCGCGCCGCGGGCCTGCTCGATACGGTGCTCGCCGCCCTCGCTGCGAAAACGCCCGTGCCGGTGTTCGACGGCACGCCGCCCAACCCGAACGAATCGGTGGTGCGCGATGCGGTGGCCATGTACAAGGCCGGCGAGTGCGATGGCGTGATCGCGCTGGGCGGCGGCTCCTCGATCGATCTGGCCAAGGGCGTTGCCGTGTGCGCGACGCACGAAGGTCCGCTGCAGAGCTTCGCCGTCATCGAAGGTGGCGCGGCGCGCATCACGTCGGCCACGGCGCCGGTCATCGCCATCCCGACGACCGCCGGCACCGGCAGCGAAGTCGGCCGCGGGGCGATCCTGATCCTTGACGACGGCCGCAAGGTCGGCGTGATTTCGCCGTACGTCGTGCCACGCGTGGCCATCTGCGATCCCGCGCTCACGCTCGGCCTGCCTGCCGGACTGACGGCCGCGACGGGCATGGACGCCATTGCCCACTGCATCGAAACCTTCATGGCGCCGGCCTTCAATCCGCCGGCCGACGGCATCGCGCTCGATGGTCTCTGGCGCGCCTGGCGGCATATCGAGCGCGCCACGCGCGAGCCCGGCGACCGGACGGCACGCCTGAACATGATGAGCGCGTCCATGCAGGGTGCGCTCGCGTTCCAGAAGGGACTCGGCTGCGTGCACAGCCTGAGCCATTCGCTCGGCGGCATCGACCCGCGCCTGCACCATGGCACGCTCAACGCCATCCTGCTGCCGGCGGTGATCGCCTTCAATCGCGAAGCGCCGTCGATGCGGGAAGACGCGAAGCTCGACCGCATTGCGCAGGCGATGGGGTTGGCCTCGGGCGACGACGTTGGCCCGGCGATCGCCAGGATGACCGCCACGCTGGGCTTGCCTCGAGGTCTTGCGGAACTTGGCGTGACAGAGGAAATGTTTCCTCGCATCATCGAGGGCGCACTGAAGGATCACAGTCATAAAACCAACCCGCGCGACGCCTCCGCGCAGGACTACCGCACGATGCTCGAAGCTTCGATGTAAAGTGACGAGGTGCGCCGCCGCCCCGTTTCGCAGGGCGGCCCTGGCACCCCGATTTCCGCTTTGTGCTCCTCTTCAAGGAAACCCGACATGGTCACAGCAGGATATACAGACACCCGCCTTCTGATTAACGGCGAGTGGTGCGACGCCGCCAGCGGCAAGACGATCGACGTCGTCAACCCGGCGACGGGCAACACGATCGGCAAGGTTGCGCACGCCGGCATTGCCGATCTCGATCGCGCGCTGGAAGCCGCGCAGCGCGGTTTCGCCGCGTGGCGCAAGATCCCCGCGGTCGAGCGCGCCGGCACGATGCGCAAGGCCGCCGCGCTGGTGCGCGAGCGGGCCGACGCCATCGGCCGCCTGATGACGCAGGAACAGGGCAAGCCGTTCGTCGAAGCCCGTCTTGAAGTGCTCGCGGCGGCCGGCATCATCGAATGGTTCGCCGACGAGGGGCTGCGTGTGTATGGCCGCATCGTGCCGTCGCGCAACCTGAACGCTCAGCAGCTCGTGCTCAAGGAGCCGATCGGCCCGGTCGCGGCCTTCACGCCGTGGAATTTCCCGGTCAATCAGGTCGTGCGCAAGCTGAGCGCGGCGCTCGCGAGCGGCTGCTCGTTCCTCGTCAAGGCGCCGGAGGAGACTCCCGCGTCGCCGGCTGCGCTGCTGCAAGCGTTCGTCGAGGCAGGGGTGCCGGCGGGCACGGTCGGTCTGGTGTTCGGCGATCCGGCCGAGATCTCGGGCTACCTGATTCCGCATCCGGTGATCCGCAAGGTCACGTTCACCGGCTCGACGCCGGTCGGCAAGCAGCTCGCCTCGCTCGCGGGTCTGCACATGAAGCGCGCGACGATGGAGCTGGGCGGTCACGCGCCGGTGATCGTCGCCGAGGACGCGGATCTGGCGCTTGCCGTCAAGGCGGCGGGCGGCGCCAAGTTCCGCAATGCCGGTCAGGTGTGCATCTCGCCGACGCGGTTCCTCGTGCACAACAGCGTGAAGGACGAATTCGCCAAGGCGCTGGTCAAGCACGCGGAAGGCCTGAAGCTCGGTGACGGTCTGGCCGAAGGCACGACGCTCGGCCCGCTCGCCAATGCACGACGGCTGACGGCAATGAGCCGCATCGTCGAAGACGCACGCAAGACGGGGGCGACGATCGCCACTGGCGGCGAGCGGGTGGGTTCGACCGGCAACTTCTTTGCGCCGACGGTGCTCACGGACGTATCGCTCGAAGCCGACGTATTCAACAACGAGCCGTTCGGCCCGGTCGCCGCGATCCGTGGTTTCGACAGGCTGGAAGACGCGATCGCCGAAGCCAACCGTCTGCCGTTCGGGCTGGCCGGTTATGCGTTCACGGAATCGATCCGCAATGTGCACCTGCTGTCGCAGCAACTGGAAGTCGGCATGCTGTGGATCAACCAGCCGGCGGCGCCCTCGCCGGAAATGCCGTTCGGCGGCGTGAAGGACTCCGGCTACGGCTCGGAAGGGGGACCGGAAGCGATGGAAGCCTACCTCGTGACCAAGGCAGTGTCGGTCATGGCGGGATGAGTCTGCCTCGGCGCCTGGTCACGCGTGAAATGATCAGGACGCGGTCGATGCAAGCGGAAAGCCCCGACATGTCGGGGCTTTCGTTTTCCGTGGGCTGCGGATCCGTGTGATGACGGCGTTGCTTGGCGGATCATGCACAACCGTGTGGCGGGACATTGGATTGACTCGCCGGCGACATGGATCAGGACTGCAAATCGAGTTTGCACATCTCCACCCACCGTCCTGACGAATTCTCCAGCAGCGTGATATGGGTGCAGCGTGACTCGATACCCACGGCCCCTTGCAGTCGCCGATGCAATGCCGACGACACCGGGTCGACGACATCCGGTTCGACGGAAACGGTGAGGTGCGGAACGATCTCGGAGTGACGCCCGCCGAACGGTGGATAGTCGGGAAATTCGCCGGCGATGGCCGTGGTCAGCGCCACAAAGGGGTCGGGTACGGCGGGGCGCAGGAATACGACTCGCTTGTCGAAACACCCGACGGCGTCGAGCCTGAACGAGAAAGCCGGGATTGACGAGAAGACGCGATGGGCCTGCGAAAGCACGCTCGGCGTGATGTGCTCGGGCGCCATGAACGGGTAGAGAACGGTGATGTGCGCCGGGACGCCGACGCGCGTGCTCGGGTCGTATTGCTGCCGAAGATCCGCCACCATCGGCTCCGCTTCCGGGACTTTCACCACGAACGCTGACGTTGCCATGTCGGCTGTGCTCCTTGATTGATGAGGATGCCATGCGCTGTTCGATAACATCCAGGCATTCTCTTGGACTGCCCGTGCCGGGAGATCGGACGTGGGTGTTTTTCCGCGCGATGGCGGCGAGGCGCTGTTGCGCAACCTATGCGGGATTATGCAGTGCGAAAGCGCGGCGGCTGCGTCAGGCTCAACCAGCGTTGGACGCTACAGCCGGCATTAAACGCTCCATCACGATCGCTCGACCGGCGAATCCCATCGCCGGTTTGCGAAGCAATTCGACGAAACCCTCCCGCTTCCAGAAGTCGAACGCTCGTGGGTTCGTGTCGAGAACGGCAAGGCGCAATACATGGCATTGCCAATGGCTGGCGACGGCTTCCGCGAAGCGCACTGCCTGCGGGCCGAAACCTCTTCCCTGATAAATCTCGCGGAACAGCAGCAGCCCGATGAAAGCGACGCCGGTCTCGGGATAGTGCCTGACCATCTCCAGACATCCGATGGCTTGGGCGTCGCAAGCGACTTCGTAGACGAACTTGTCCGTGGCGTCCTTGCCGGGCGGCAGTGCGTCGAGGACGTCAACGGCCGCGTTTGGCGCGGGCGGCTTGCCTTCGACTATCAGGCTATATCCAGGCGCCCCTTCGAGCACGGATTGCAGACGCTGAACGTCGTCCGGCTGGCGGCGGTCGATCGGGCGTAGTGTGGGAGCGGTTGTGTTCACGGATGATCGGCTTCCCCGAGGTCGGCATCAAGAGGCACTGTCAGGTCAGTCGGCTTTCTTCACCATCTCCCAGAAGTCTCCTGCGGTGTGGTCCGCCCGCCAGGCTTCGAACTGGGACCGCCATGCTTCGAGCAGTCCGCCAAGTGGATGCCTCGGATCCTCGCTCAAGGAATAAGCCATGCCCTCGATCAACCATTTCGGCTTGGTAAACAGTGCCAGATTGCCAAGTTCCTCGGCTTGGCGATGATGGATCAGCTCGTGGGCGACGTAGAAGGTCTTCCAGCCGCGCGGCGCCACGATGAGGCCGACGTCGCCAACGGCTTCCGCCGCGCGTGCGCCCAGGCCGAACATGTCCGCGCACTGCGAGGTGACGCAGAAAATCATGCGCGGTGCCAGCCGAAATTGTCCGACAGCTTTGCTCGCGACCGCCGAGCCATCCGCGTACAGCCTTTCTGCTGCAGCCAGCCTCGAGACATCGTCGATGCAGATCCTGGCGCCCACGCACGTGATGCCAGGCATCAGCGTCGGCACGGCAACGCGCAGCGGTTTGACGAACGCCAATGCCGCAATGGGTAATGCGGTGGCGATGATGACAAATCCTAGAAGCAGTTGGCGGCGGATTTTCATGGGTTGGCTGTCCTGCAAGGGGCTGCGTTGTAGCGTGCGTCGGGATGCGAGTATGGGGGGCCGCAATTGGTCGCTCCCCTCCGTTCGCCCGCCCGCCTCTCCCCATCTCGGAGATTTTCCTAGCGGCCGTCCATGGCCGCCGAATGTTGTTGAAAGACGATCACTCAACTGCGCGAAACTATACAGCTATTCAGCGAGTGTGATCTCGATTCGTTCTTTTCCCTTGCCCTGATTTTTTCGTTTGAGTCTCAGCGCGCCGATTTCGCCCGTTGATCTCGGATGCGTCCCGCCGCATGCCATCGTCGCAAAACCGTCGACCTTCCAGAATCTGCGCTGCGCCTGGACATCGCTGTAATCGGTCACGATCGGCAGATCCCGCTTCGTCAGATATGCCGCTGCCGATTCGATTTCGGCAAACGATGACAGGAGACTTGCATCGCTGGCGAAATCGATCCGAGCCTTGTCTTGCGATATATGCGCACCAATTCGCTCAATACCGGGCCGCAGCCGATATACCAGTTGCAAAACCATTTCGGCGGCGAAGTGCAGACGCATCAGCCGATACCGTCGATCCCAGTCGATTTGCCACGTGGCAACGTCTCCGACTCGCAGTGTATGGCCTTGCGGCAAGGTGTATACGATGTCGATCCCTCGCTTTTCCGCCTTGACGACGGGAAATCCGCCAAACGAACCGGCGTCGCTT
The Pandoraea pulmonicola DNA segment above includes these coding regions:
- a CDS encoding MSMEG_1061 family FMN-dependent PPOX-type flavoprotein gives rise to the protein MSQPDHPTANLDALYDPPSETIVKGVMSRLLPFHTAYLDVATFFCLATGGAQGLDASPRGGAPGFVKVLDDRTVAFGDWPGNNRIASLRNLTEDDRVGMLFLFPGLEVFMRINGRARISVDVDLLSKLREGERTPKTAIVVTLDEVLFHCGKAINRAKLWRPESQLERKAVPSMGDMKAALTGVDPSKASEIDAGYYRAVRGDLY
- a CDS encoding NAD-dependent succinate-semialdehyde dehydrogenase; this translates as MVTAGYTDTRLLINGEWCDAASGKTIDVVNPATGNTIGKVAHAGIADLDRALEAAQRGFAAWRKIPAVERAGTMRKAAALVRERADAIGRLMTQEQGKPFVEARLEVLAAAGIIEWFADEGLRVYGRIVPSRNLNAQQLVLKEPIGPVAAFTPWNFPVNQVVRKLSAALASGCSFLVKAPEETPASPAALLQAFVEAGVPAGTVGLVFGDPAEISGYLIPHPVIRKVTFTGSTPVGKQLASLAGLHMKRATMELGGHAPVIVAEDADLALAVKAAGGAKFRNAGQVCISPTRFLVHNSVKDEFAKALVKHAEGLKLGDGLAEGTTLGPLANARRLTAMSRIVEDARKTGATIATGGERVGSTGNFFAPTVLTDVSLEADVFNNEPFGPVAAIRGFDRLEDAIAEANRLPFGLAGYAFTESIRNVHLLSQQLEVGMLWINQPAAPSPEMPFGGVKDSGYGSEGGPEAMEAYLVTKAVSVMAG
- a CDS encoding AraC family transcriptional regulator; this translates as MNLPDSLKRKMERVHHMGENDPPLLALVGRQSVPRVSQTHRHASGQLLGLFTGLLTVHTSLGAWVIPTTRAVWVPPNHPHSAFSHGPFFGWAVYVRPDKCAGLPEQPRAIEVSGLLREAVVRAAPWTIGMPDRVQTNVMRVILDEIAMSPADTFRLPMPGDTRLRRIASALVDNPADARTLDEWAAWANAAPRTVSRRFVEETGLTFTAWRQRARLLRALELLASGQPVGTVALDLGYDNASAFISLFRRTFHTTPGKYFSSGTTAALALDETAE
- a CDS encoding MFS transporter codes for the protein MSGIAPNSAGNPGLTADIKETLVPDVERRRALLGSAVGSTIEWYDYFLYGTMASIIFAKQFFPSTDPLVSQLLALAAFALAFVIRPLGGVIFAHIGDRVGRKKTLAITLSMMGMSTVCMGLLPNYDQIGVWAPILLSLLRLMQGLALGGEWGGGVLLAVEYSPRHRRGFYGAVPQTGAVLGLALGNIITSAMSNTMSDADFQSWGWRIPFVGSIVLVLVGMWIRNAVGETPSFKKILATRSHARIPLTETLQDHWRVVLIAIGAKVVETSTFFLYATFTVSYMIGHGFQRSEILNIVLVCALIAFPFMLYFGHLSDKVGRKKVFIYGSMAFIVWIAPFFWLLNQKSIVLAALAVGVGLGVIWTTYGSMIGTLLAEAFPATIRYTGMSLGYQIGAALVGGPMPLIATALVAYFGGSYVPVVMFMIACALVSIVAVACAKDRSGMPLDD
- a CDS encoding 2'-5' RNA ligase family protein, with translation MATSAFVVKVPEAEPMVADLRQQYDPSTRVGVPAHITVLYPFMAPEHITPSVLSQAHRVFSSIPAFSFRLDAVGCFDKRVVFLRPAVPDPFVALTTAIAGEFPDYPPFGGRHSEIVPHLTVSVEPDVVDPVSSALHRRLQGAVGIESRCTHITLLENSSGRWVEMCKLDLQS
- a CDS encoding porin; translation: MAQSNVTLYGIVDDALTYSSNQNGKSNTYLRNGNLAGSRWGLRGTEDLGGGTRALFQLENGFDVNSGAFSTSGVMFNRQAFVGLKNDNLGTVTIGRQYTPYYQLVGTIGPTTYVTGATGAHPGDIDGLDTTIRINNSVTYTSPVLWGVTASVQYGFGGQAGAFSKGNMYSGALRYDGGPLSIAAGYLRMNNVGGGGTSWNSASTGSFGTSAVNQGYVTADALQHMAVAGIYTIGSVTLGATYSNVQYKPGATSLFHDTAIFNTAGVHASWIVAPQWRLAAAYSYTAASKSNGIADAATYHQISLAQVYSLSKRTSLYALEAWQHANGKSLSANAASIINAGPVVGDSQNGTPSSTSSQFVGMLGIRVDF
- a CDS encoding iron-containing alcohol dehydrogenase; the protein is MSLINYITQIQFGFDSIRLLAGECERVGIRRPMIVTDAGIRAAGLLDTVLAALAAKTPVPVFDGTPPNPNESVVRDAVAMYKAGECDGVIALGGGSSIDLAKGVAVCATHEGPLQSFAVIEGGAARITSATAPVIAIPTTAGTGSEVGRGAILILDDGRKVGVISPYVVPRVAICDPALTLGLPAGLTAATGMDAIAHCIETFMAPAFNPPADGIALDGLWRAWRHIERATREPGDRTARLNMMSASMQGALAFQKGLGCVHSLSHSLGGIDPRLHHGTLNAILLPAVIAFNREAPSMREDAKLDRIAQAMGLASGDDVGPAIARMTATLGLPRGLAELGVTEEMFPRIIEGALKDHSHKTNPRDASAQDYRTMLEASM
- a CDS encoding FadR/GntR family transcriptional regulator translates to MTSPLPARPRRKSRSLTEEVVSALSEQIRAGAFRPGDKLPTESAIMESLGVSRTVVREAISRLQAAQLVETRHGIGTFVLEAPRENALQVDTNSILTMLDVMAILELRISLETEAAGLAANRRTDTQLKLMRQALDDFEMHVRQRTGNAVTADVAFHLQVASATGNRYFHDILEQLGNTIIPRTRVNSAALADDDQVSYLNRVNREHEDIYNAIARRDPEAARAAMRTHLTNSRERLRRAQESAGAQG
- a CDS encoding LysR family transcriptional regulator, with product MTPTLNSIISRLHVKQLRLLIAIEEHGSLLGAARQLAMTQPGASKALHEIETTFGASLFERSNRGLEPNAVGHCVIRYARLIQSDLAHLREEMVGIMRGHGGRVSVGVIMGAVPLLTDAVTVVTEAQPDMSIEIVEDTSATLLSLIDAGRLDLAICRTSVSQTPYLYDSTFVRDETLAVIANTGHPLAHEARVSLGDLTDYRWVVYRANMPMRLLLEREFHDAGLRFPAHLLETTSAFATVSLLQKNPSLVALVSTDVARFYTGHGVACTLPLQLASRSEPYELVTRRGAPLSHGARMLMDAVVARGAERSE